From Schistocerca gregaria isolate iqSchGreg1 unplaced genomic scaffold, iqSchGreg1.2 ptg000883l, whole genome shotgun sequence, the proteins below share one genomic window:
- the LOC126324050 gene encoding uncharacterized protein LOC126324050 isoform X1 has product MLLRSGWRQYANRSGFQGVGVRRGRSKFNSQQWRAQRRYEPFETDIQRLKSALSSRAYVRGERRTEEDAVGPLPQMTYNKLIDERLVNWKAVKEFFPSQEEVKKTSLDYLSLCKPRLASFVLFSTLFGYFMASGPNLMIDPVNLFATLAGTAMTIASANSMNQYLEADHDSKMKRTKNRALPAKKLTPNQVFSFSLFNGILGALTLGLFSTHLATILSVSNLFLYTFVYTPFKRVHHSNTWIGAVVGAIPPLIGYAARYPTLDAHALFLFLILFLWQLPHFYSLSWQHRHDYQVAGYKMLSNVRPSLLPRQTLIWTSSLFLLPLISTYFHLTSPWIILETSPLSIYCLLCARNFSKQPTNANASLCFRSSLLWLPFFLLSLILHKTDDD; this is encoded by the exons ATGCTTTTGAGAAGTGGCTGGCGTCAGTATGCAAACAGAAGCGGCTTCCAGGGAGTCGGCGTACGAAGAG GTAGAAGCAAATTCAACTCACAGCAATGGAGGGCGCAAAGGAGATATGAGCCGTTCGAGACAGACATTCAACGCCTGAAGTCGGCGCTCAGCAGTCGCGCGTATGTCAGAG GCGAGCGGCGAACTGAGGAAGACGCGGTGGGGCCACTGCCTCAGATGACTTACAATAAGTTGATAGACGAGCGGCTGGTGAATTGGAAGGCGGTGAAAGAATTTTTCCCTAGTCAAGAAGAAGTAAAGAAGACGTCTCTTGACTATTTGTCCCTTTGTAAACCTCGACTCGCGTCTTTCGTGCTCTTTTCGACGCTGTTTGGATACTTCATGGCGTCCGGTCCGAATCTTATGATAGATCCCGTCAATTTGTTTGCCACGCTCGCCGGAACGGCCATGACCATCGCCAGCGCCAATTCTATGAATCAATACTTGGAGGCCGATCATGACTCTAAAATGAAACGTACCAAAAACAGAGCACTTCCGGCCAAAAAACTCACGCCCAATCAggtattttctttttctctgttcAATGGAATTCTTGGCGCGCTGACACTCGGACTGTTCTCAACTCACCTCGCTACCATTCTGTCCGTATCAAACTTGTTCTTATATACATTCGTATACACGCCCTTTAAACGCGTCCATCATTCAAACACATGGATAGGCGCCGTTGTTGGCGCTATACCCCCACTCATAGGATATGCCGCCCGCTACCCTACTCTAGACGCGCACGCGCTTTTCCTGTTCCTCATATTGTTCTTGTGGCAACTTCCTCATTTCTATAGTCTCAGTTGGCAGCACCGACACGACTACCAAGTCGCCGGGTACAAAATGCTCTCCAACGTCCGTCCCTCCTTGTTGCCTCGGCAGACCCTCATCTGGACATCATCCCTATTTCTCCTACCGCTGATATCGACGTATTTTCACCTCACGTCACCGTGGATCATCCTAGAAACGTCGCCTCTCTCCATATATTGCCTCCTCTGCGCGCGCAACTTCTCAAAGCAACCCACGAACGCCAACGCCTCGCTCTGCTTCAGATCGTCACTCCTCTGGCTCCCGTTCTTCCTCCTGTCGCTCATCCTCCACAAAACTGACGACGACTAG
- the LOC126324050 gene encoding uncharacterized protein LOC126324050 isoform X2, whose protein sequence is MTYNKLIDERLVNWKAVKEFFPSQEEVKKTSLDYLSLCKPRLASFVLFSTLFGYFMASGPNLMIDPVNLFATLAGTAMTIASANSMNQYLEADHDSKMKRTKNRALPAKKLTPNQVFSFSLFNGILGALTLGLFSTHLATILSVSNLFLYTFVYTPFKRVHHSNTWIGAVVGAIPPLIGYAARYPTLDAHALFLFLILFLWQLPHFYSLSWQHRHDYQVAGYKMLSNVRPSLLPRQTLIWTSSLFLLPLISTYFHLTSPWIILETSPLSIYCLLCARNFSKQPTNANASLCFRSSLLWLPFFLLSLILHKTDDD, encoded by the coding sequence ATGACTTACAATAAGTTGATAGACGAGCGGCTGGTGAATTGGAAGGCGGTGAAAGAATTTTTCCCTAGTCAAGAAGAAGTAAAGAAGACGTCTCTTGACTATTTGTCCCTTTGTAAACCTCGACTCGCGTCTTTCGTGCTCTTTTCGACGCTGTTTGGATACTTCATGGCGTCCGGTCCGAATCTTATGATAGATCCCGTCAATTTGTTTGCCACGCTCGCCGGAACGGCCATGACCATCGCCAGCGCCAATTCTATGAATCAATACTTGGAGGCCGATCATGACTCTAAAATGAAACGTACCAAAAACAGAGCACTTCCGGCCAAAAAACTCACGCCCAATCAggtattttctttttctctgttcAATGGAATTCTTGGCGCGCTGACACTCGGACTGTTCTCAACTCACCTCGCTACCATTCTGTCCGTATCAAACTTGTTCTTATATACATTCGTATACACGCCCTTTAAACGCGTCCATCATTCAAACACATGGATAGGCGCCGTTGTTGGCGCTATACCCCCACTCATAGGATATGCCGCCCGCTACCCTACTCTAGACGCGCACGCGCTTTTCCTGTTCCTCATATTGTTCTTGTGGCAACTTCCTCATTTCTATAGTCTCAGTTGGCAGCACCGACACGACTACCAAGTCGCCGGGTACAAAATGCTCTCCAACGTCCGTCCCTCCTTGTTGCCTCGGCAGACCCTCATCTGGACATCATCCCTATTTCTCCTACCGCTGATATCGACGTATTTTCACCTCACGTCACCGTGGATCATCCTAGAAACGTCGCCTCTCTCCATATATTGCCTCCTCTGCGCGCGCAACTTCTCAAAGCAACCCACGAACGCCAACGCCTCGCTCTGCTTCAGATCGTCACTCCTCTGGCTCCCGTTCTTCCTCCTGTCGCTCATCCTCCACAAAACTGACGACGACTAG
- the LOC126324057 gene encoding 60S ribosomal protein L13a-like, with amino-acid sequence MFEKQVVIDCRGHILGRLASTVAKELLCGQRIVAVRCEQINISGKLQTNFFKYLSFLRKRTNTNPRRGPIHYRSPEKIFWRVVRGMIPYKTYRGRCALRRLQAFSGIPAPYTKCKRVVIPQALRVLRLRPDRRFTVLGQLSSKVGWKRAGVIKTLEKKRKIKSQAYYQRLLEHRKIEKQARENLAATLEPELKVLEHYHFTR; translated from the coding sequence ATGTTCGAAAAGCAAGTCGTGATTGATTGTCGAGGTCACATATTGGGTCGGTTGGCGTCCACGGTTGCTAAGGAGCTGCTGTGCGGCCAGCGCATCGTTGCAGTCCGATGCGAACAAATCAACATCAGCGGCAAACTTCAGaccaacttttttaaatatttgtccttTTTACGAAAGCGCACCAACACCAACCCTCGTCGAGGTCCCATTCACTACCGATCGCCCGAAAAAATATTCTGGCGCGTGGTTCGTGGCATGATCCCATATAAGACGTATCGCGGCCGATGCGCGTTGCGCAGACTGCAGGCTTTCAGCGGCATTCCGGCGCCCTACACGAAGTGCAAGCGCGTAGTTATCCCTCAAGCTCTTCGAGTCCTTCGTCTGCGTCCAGATCGCCGTTTCACCGTTCTCGGGCAGCTTTCTTCTAAGGTGGGGTGGAAGCGCGCCGGAGTCATCAAGACATTGGAAAAGAAGCGCAAAATCAAATCTCAAGCATACTATCAGCGCCTTCTGGAGCATAGAAAGATCGAGAAACAAGCCAGAGAAAACCTGGCGGCTACCCTAGAACCCGAGCTCAAGGTTTTAGAGCACTATCACTTCACCCGTTAA
- the LOC126324061 gene encoding uncharacterized protein LOC126324061 yields MLSVSLDDVVRQNRKEIRKQRGSVRHRRAYRRFYPYNRRERQSSADDGARWENDKFEAHERGVQLSRSLRRAREERSYKVRVQGVADGVTMEELEELFSAVGTIKHIRTHRRTGAVIIYFDTKKAALNAVELYNGKSLDESSSMTLKVDYIPYLGSASGGPSSSRGLFKNFYEEDSVRNITVTVL; encoded by the exons ATGTTGAGCGTGTCGCTGGACGATGTCGTTAGGCAGAATCGGAAGGAGATTAGGAAGCAGAGGGGCTCGGTGAGGCACCGTCGTGCCTACAGGAGGTTTTACCCGTATAAT CGTCGTGAGAGGCAGTCGTCTGCGGATGACGGAGCTAGGTGGGAGAACGACAAGTTCGAAGCGCACGAGAGGGGCGTTCAGCTGAGCCGAAGTCTCAGAAGGGCCAGAGAAGAGCGGAGTTACAAGGTCAGAGTTCAAGGCGTGGCAGATGGTGTGACCATGGAAGAGCTCGAG GAGTTGTTTAGCGCCGTGGGGaccatcaagcacatcagaacCCATAGGCGAACCGGCGCGGTGATCATCTATTTCGACACCAAGAAGGCTGCTCTAAACGCAGTTGAACTTTACAATGGAAA GTCCCTAGATGAATCTTCATCCATGACTTTGAAAGTCGACTACATTCCTTACCTCGGCTCGGCTTCGGGCGGGCCCTCTTCTTCTAGGGGCCTCTTCAAGAATTTCTACGAGGAGGACAGCGTTCGAAACATCACTGTAACAGTTCTGTAG
- the LOC126324052 gene encoding uncharacterized protein LOC126324052 produces MSSMGDANLLELNPSVKEMDATERESVLSKVALIKAIYIAKENIEKYEQKLEQLTQVVNELPDESDDIYAAPPPPPSITPFLQKYKMVDASENRRIQVQDFNIAKREAKNTIEDLMLQIAALKSILHTTLLPRIPELEAIIRNSDVKL; encoded by the exons ATGAGCAGCATGGGAGATGCCAACCTCCTCGAACTGAACCCATCAGTGAAGGAGATGGACGCTACTGAGAGAGAGAGCGTGCTGAGCA AGGTCGCACTGATCAAGGCTATCTACATCGCGAAGGAGAACATCGAGAAGTACGAGCAGAAACTCGAACAACTCACTCAAGTGGTGAACGAACTGCCGGACGAATCTGACGATATCTACGCGGCTCCACCGCCTCCCCCGTCCATAACGCCCTTTCTGCAAAAATACAAGATGGTGGACGCGTCCGAAAACCGTCGAATACAAGTGCAAGACTTCAATATCGCCAAGAGAGAAGCCAAAAACACCATAGAAGACCTGATGCTCCAGATCGCCGCTCTGAAATCCATTCTGCACACAACTCTCTTGCCAAGGATACCCGAATTGGAGGCGATAATTCGAAATTCGGATGTGAAGCTGTAG
- the LOC126324051 gene encoding ras guanine nucleotide exchange factor R-like: MDQIGRELEQSDVSEGEKVSGCRDSPGGHEEQWIDLVSERELEKELSVKEVEKLRKEEKKRTGRASEIARSVCVCEKPYKVCFGNVRPSELRDVRSLVRVLSVCGEVGSKWLSRRKKMMVEKGRMEYKRIDPMEIGWRELRKRMEEQERKDEENIELDPETHMVRAGDIYAIVRWFVRRWRGGEKTLQFLHAYHVYIDHLTLLRELVALYLVPVGRSKELGYRCPKIKKALEKGRHHVCRSIRRRVLAILSDWVKFRYGSIYRYDEQKNFFNFLFKFISKLHPKNSEPLLKALQMALQQSLELALLRSFSSAPFNHAVSHEVSILDFSPSVIAQHITMTHQMLVSHLSLEDFLSPVSPPSLSRLIRRFNFLSAWICAQVLQPRSSPKHRAAVISHFIYTMHHLQLLRNYDGVMLVLSALHNCSLSRLRKSWGLLSPQSLLLLEVSSNLFSRNSSLYRMFIALHPPPCFPVLETLLRDLTIINENSTSIHSHPVNLHKLLLLGKSLQLASKSLLKPYMLSTNPHLEALISSSECPSDQELYSRSLQLEPAHKQSRCIHVSSPTSLLLKMKHSKAHPDK, encoded by the exons ATGGACCAAATTGGCAGGGAATTGGAACAAAGTGACGTGAGTGAGGGCGAGAAGGTGAGTGGTTGCAGGGATTCACCGGGGGGTCATGAGGAGCAGTGGATCGATTTGGTGAGCGAGAGGGAGCTCGAGAAAGAATTGTCGGTGAAGGAGGTCGAGAAGTTGAGAAAggaggaaaaaaaaaggacaggaagGGCGAGTGAAATAG CGAGGAGCGTTTGTGTGTGCGAAAAGCCCTACAAGGTATGTTTTGGGAACGTGCGTCCGAGCGAATTGAGGGACGTGAGGTCGTTGGTGAGGGTGTTGAGCGTGTGCGGCGAGGTGGGGTCTAAGTGGTTGAGTAGGAGGAAAAAGATGATGGTGGAGAAGGGCAGGATGGAGTACAAGCGGATTGACCCCATGGAGATAGGGTGGCGAGAGTTGAGGAAGAGGATGGAGGAGCAGGAGAGAAAAGACGAGGAGAACATAGAGTTGGATCCGGAGACGCACATGGTAAGAGCAGGGGACATATATGCTATAGTCAGGTGGTTTGTGCGTCGTTGGAGGGGAGGCGAGAAGACGTTGCAGTTTTTGCACGCGTATCACGTGTATATCGACCATTTGACACTGCTAAGGGAATTGGTGGCTCTATATTTAGTACCAGTTGGAAGGTCGAAGGAACTAGGGTACCGCTGTCCGAAGATAAAGAAGGCGTTGGAAAAGGGAAGGCATCACGTCTGTAGATCGATTCGCCGACGCGTGCTTGCGATACTGAGTGATTGGGTGAAGTTTCGCTACGGATCGATTTATCGTTACGacgaacaaaaaaattttttcaattttctttttaaatttatttcaaaactTCATCCAAAAAATTCGGAGCCGTTGTTGAAGGCTCTCCAGATGGCGTTGCAGCAGTCGCTCGAGCTGGCTCTACTTCGGTCTTTCTCGAGCGCGCCCTTTAACCATGCGGTTTCTCACGAGGTGTCCATACTTGACTTTTCCCCGTCGGTCATTGCGCAGCACATCACGATGACTCATCAGATGCTTGTCTCTCATTTGTCGCTGGAGGACTTTCTGTCCCCAGTGTCTCCGCCGTCATTGTCCAGACTCATCCGGAGGTTCAACTTTCTCTCGGCTTGGATATGTGCTCAAGTTCTCCAGCCTCGATCGTCGCCGAAGCACCGAGCTGCTGTCATATCACACTTCATCTACACCATGCACCACCTCCAGTTGCTACGAAACTACGACGGCGTCATGCTTGTTCTGTCCGCTCTGCACAACTGCTCTCTGTCCAGACTTCGCAAATCGTGGGGTCTCCTCAGTCCCCAATCCCTCTTGTTGCTCGAAGTGTCCTCGAATTTGTTCTCTCGCAACTCGTCGCTCTACAGAATGTTCATCGCTCTCCACCCGCCTCCCTGCTTCCCGGTCTTGGAGACGCTCCTCAGAGACCTCACCATCATCAACGAGAACAGCACTTCCATCCACTCGCACCCCGTCAACCTGCACAAACTGCTGCTCCTCGGAAAGTCGCTCCAGCTCGCGTCGAAGTCGCTCCTGAAGCCATACATGCTGTCCACCAACCCGCACCTCGAGGCGCTCATTTCGTCCTCGGAGTGCCCGTCCGACCAGGAGCTGTACTCCAGGAGCCTGCAGCTGGAGCCCGCGCACAAGCAGTCGCGCTGCATTCACGTGTCTTCTCCAACGTCGCTGTTGCTCAAAATGAAGCACAGCAAGGCGCATCCGGATAAATAG
- the LOC126324056 gene encoding inositol-tetrakisphosphate 1-kinase-like — MHMKTGGLKIGWYLGDRKAKKSHWIKFDAFVRSQGYSLCALSCNAEVEESDYDVILLKLTDQLSVENTNPEASALIRRMELIINSNPQAAVVDSIEAQRLTVNRRVMHELIKRLSNVEYIQCPLGFVLNSEEDLRSFSSDLSFPCMVKSGQASGSLMAHDMGIVWSAKDFGIFPYPIYVEEFINHDATLFKVYVLGDYISVVTRNSLPNFPRSGYHPPICFNSQEWKHTLPPEYMFEYTGKSPRPSDEVVRGLASEIKRLSNLTLLGFDVIVNAESKKMCVVDLNYFPDYMGVESLQERLLSHLIKACEMKRRELGGR; from the exons ATGCATATGAAGACTGGTGGACTA AAAATTGGTTGGTATCTTGGTGACAGGAAGGCCAAAAAATCGCATTGGATCAAATTCGACGCGTTTGTGCG AAGCCAAGGATATAGCTTATGCGCATTGAGTTGTAATGCAGAAGTGGAGGAATCTGACTATGATGTGATTCTATTGAAATTGACCGACCAGTTGTCTGTGGAGAACACAAATCCGGAGGCGAGTGCCTTGATAAGGAGAATGGAATTGATCATTAACTCTAACCCTCAAGCAGCTGTGGTTGATTCTATTGAAGCACAAAGATTGACCGTAAATCGAAGGGTGATGCACGAACTCATCAAGCGTCTGAGCAACGTAGAGT ATATACAGTGTCCATTAGGATTTGTGCTGAACAGTGAGGAGGATTTGAGATCTTTTTCATCTGATTTATCGTTTCCGTGTATGGTCAAATCTGGGCAGGCATCGGGGAGTTTGATGGCCCACGACATGGGGATAGTTTGGAGTGCCAAGGATTTTGGCATTTTTCCCTATCCCATTTATGTAGAAGAGTTCATCAATCACGATGCCACGCTTTTTAAGGTGTATGTGCTTGGAGATTACATTTCGGTGGTGACGAGGAATTCTTTGCCGAATTTTCCGCGTTCAGGTTATCATCCTCCTATTTGTTTCAACAGTCAAGAGTGGAAGCACACATTGCCGCCGGAGTACATGTTTGAATACACGGGGAAGAGTCCAAGGCCGTCCGACGAGGTGGTGAGAGGGTTGGCTTCAGAGATCAAAAGACTGTCAAATTTGACCCTTTTAGGGTTTGACGTGATTGTCAATGCGGAAAGCAAGAAAATGTGTGTTGTAGATTTGAACTATTTTCCAG ATTACATGGGGGTtgagagtctgcaagagaggctgcTTTCGCATTTGATTAAGGCGTGTGAAATGAAGAGAAGGGAGTTAGGGGGGCGATAA
- the LOC126324053 gene encoding profilin-2-like, translated as MSWTDYIKNLTNTGHVDKAAIVGPNGSIWAASNGWNITSSEITNIVCNWPNFSSSGIKLAGTKFMFIRGDDHVVLGRDKATGICIGKTKQAFVIGFHNDKQYIGNCNKEVQKIVDYLTEQGY; from the exons ATGTCCTGGACTGACTATATCAAGAACCTTACCAACACCGGTCACGTTGATAAA GCTGCGATCGTGGGTCCGAATGGATCTATTTGGGCTGCATCCAATGGATGGAACATAACGTCAAGT GAAATCACCAATATCGTGTGCAACTGGCCCAACTTTTCTAGCTCCGGTATTAAGCTCGCTGGTACCAAGTTCATGTTCATTCGGGGCGACGATCACGTAGTTCTCGGGAGAGACAAAGCTACGGGAATATGCATTGGCAAGACAAAGCAG GCATTTGTAATTGGTTTTCATAATGATAAGCAATATATTGGAAACTGTAACAAGGAGGTCCAAAAGATCGTTGATTACTTGACTGAGCAAGGCTACTAG
- the LOC126324070 gene encoding ras-like protein rasG: protein MTEYKLVIVGGGGVGKSALTIQLIQNHFVDEYDPTIEDSYRKQVTIDDETCLLDILDTAGQEEYSAMRDQYMRTGQGFILTYAITSRASFDEISVFREQICRVKDVDNVPIVIVGNKCDLEQDRQISNAEGMELAKSWSAPFFETSAKNRINVEEAFFELVREIRRSDMGVRAKVSTKRGSGNVIKKCALF from the exons ATGACTGAATATAAATTGGTAATTGTCG GTGGCGGTGGCGTGGGGAAGTCGGCCCTGACCATACAGCTGATTCAAAATCATTTCGTCGATGAGTATGATCCAACTATCGAGGACAGCTACCGCAAACAAGTAACAATCGACGATGAAACCTGTCTCTTAGATATACTCGATACGGCAG GACAAGAAGAATATAGTGCTATGCGCGACCAATATATGCGTACCGGTCAGGGCTTCATTTTGACCTACGCCATCACCTCCAGGGCATCTTTTGATGAAATAAGTGTCTTTAGAGAACAAATCTGTCGAGTAAAGGATGTAGACAATGTGCCCATCGTCATTGTGGGGAACAAATGCGATTTGGAGCAAGATCGACAAATATCCAATGCAGAAGGAATGGAACTCGCTAAGTCTTGGTCCGCGCCCTTTTTTGAAACGTCCGCAAAAAACAGAATCAATGTAGAGGAAGCGTTCTTCGAACTAGTCCGTGAAATTCGAAGATCAGATATGGGTGTTCGCGCCAAAGTCAGCACCAAGAGAGGCAGTGGCAACGTCATTAAAAAATGTGCTCTCTTCTAA
- the LOC126324067 gene encoding uncharacterized protein LOC126324067 → MKQSVSLAVLVLCSILAFAWCGNVLELDSTSFYKTLAENDHALVSFYVSWWKHWEVLEPEYEQVAKALRSENLVVAKIDTDKYPDIRDKYPDIRDKHNIEQHPVVKLFSKKNTLEYEGDYSHEEIVSWVKEKIFESKEEISEGTLVTLTDKNFDSVVYGKSKNVLVDFYAPWCGYCKRLEPIWRELAKKVSNKDFVVAQIDADKYRRIASKYEINSYPTIKLFNKEHEKGLRYTGANTIKALSEYAQGIISKTSKIKDTFGAAAQNTYDAAQSTYEKASNKTKETVSTVKGAINGTFNKGHDILANVSESIQEKFPEIIKSMKEYYREYSGKLTEDQRAIYDKVYTKIIEHLEKNPERIKEELQKLKEKGFDKLMQYIPTSEIMNALQPLVANFDTEELDEL, encoded by the exons ATGAAACAGTCGGTGTCACTAGCCGTGCTAGTTCTGTGTAGCATCCTGGCGTTTGCCTGGTGTGGAAACGTCTTAGAGTTAGATTCAACTAGTTTCTATAAGACATTGGCAGAGAATGACCATGCGCTGGTGAGCTTTTATGTATCCTG GTGGAAACATTGGGAGGTTCTAGAACCG GAATACGAACAAGTTGCAAAAGCGCTCAGAAGCGAAAACTTGGTTGTGGCAAAAATAGACACAGACAAATACCCGGATATCAGAGACAAATACCCGGATATCAGAGACAAACATAACATCGAGCAGCACCCGGTCGTCAAACTCTTCTCGAAGAAAAATACGTTAGA GTATGAAGGCGATTATTCCCATGAGGAGATCGTGTCGTGGGTAAAGGAGAAAATATTTGAGTCGAAGGAAGAAATATCCGAGGGAACTTTGGTGACGTTAACTGACAAGAACTTCGATTCCGTCGTGTATGGGAAGTCCAAAAACGTTCTTGTTGACTTTTATGCCCCCTGGTGCGGTTATTGCAAGAGGTTGGAGCCCATTTGGCGAGAATTAGCGAAGAAGGTTTCCAATAAGGACTTCGTGGTCGCGCAAATCGACGCAGATAAATATAGAAGAATTGCTTCAAAATACGAAATCAACTCCTACCCAACTATCAAGTTATTCAACAAGGAACATGAGAAGGGATTGAGGTACACTGGTGCGAACACCATCAAGGCGCTATCTGAATACGCCCAAGGGATCATTTCAAAGACGTCCAAGATCAAGGACACATTCGGCGCCGCAGCTCAAAACACTTATGATGCAGCTCAAAGCACCTATGAAAAAGCCTCCAACAAGACCAAGGAGACTGTCAGCACCGTCAAGGGTGCTATCAACGGCACCTTCAACAAGGGCCATGACATCTTGGCGAACGTGTCCGAATCCATACAAGAAAAATTTCCAGAGATTATCAAATCCATGAAGGAGTACTACCGCGAATACTCTGGAAAGCTCACGGAGGATCAACGAGCGATATATGACAAAGTTTACACGAAAATTATAGAGCATTTGGAAAAAAACCCGGAACGCATCAAGGAAGAGTTGcaaaaacttaaagaaaaagggTTTGACAAGCTGATGCAATACATACCCACCTCGGAGATCATGAATGCACTTCAACCGTTAGTTGCAAACTTCGACACCGAAGAATTAGACGAGCTTTGA
- the LOC126324068 gene encoding peptide chain release factor 1-like → MTRSLKEEVDMIEEYDRQVKLAEELKKLASDAGSCAELREMAEQEYGEVMGGLRDLENSLLLGLLPKDAADEGSAIIEIRPGTGGLEAGLFAMDMYKMYQRYAQRRSWSFETLSLTESDVDGLREATACIKGDRAYGMLKYEVGVHRVQRIPETETLGRVHTSTTTVAVLPEAEDINIDLRPQNLRIETKRSSGAGGQHVNTTDSAVRITHIPTGIAVCIQDERSQHSNKQKALKILKARLYDLERTRLSNQRAESRRLQIRSGDRHERIRTYNFQQDRITDHRVGLTLHGMDRMMNGEYLDAFIEELMLASQAEALEGLCSDMSAKSF, encoded by the coding sequence ATGACGAGGAGcctgaaggaggaggtggacatgaTTGAAGAATACGACAGACAGGTGAAGCTAGCGGAAGAGTTGAAAAAGTTGGCGAGCGACGCCGGATCATGTGCGGAGTTGCGCGAGATGGCGGAGCAGGAATACGGAGAGGTTATGGGCGGTCTTCGCGACTTAGAAAACAGCTTGTTACTAGGGTTGTTGCCGAAAGATGCAGCGGATGAAGGGTCGGCGATTATAGAGATTCGTCCGGGAACCGGGGGATTGGAAGCTGGGCTATTCGCGATGGACATGTACAAGATGTATCAGCGCTACGCACAGAGAAGGAGTTGGTCGTTTGAGACGTTGAGTTTGACAGAGAGCGACGTCGACGGGCTGCGCGAGGCGACCGCGTGCATCAAGGGTGATCGGGCGTATGGTATGTTGAAGTACGAGGTGGGCGTTCACCGCGTTCAGAGGATACCGGAGACGGAGACGCTGGGGCGCGTTCATACAAGCACGACGACGGTAGCGGTGTTGCCGGAGGCAGAAGACATAAACATAGACCTGCGCCCGCAGAACCTGAGAATTGAAACGAAGAGATCCTCGGGAGCGGGAGGACAGCACGTAAACACTACGGACAGCGCCGTTAGAATTACACACATTCCTACGGGAATAGCCGTGTGTATACAAGACGAGCGTTCTCAACACAGCAACAAGCAAAAGGCGCTAAAGATTTTGAAGGCGCGTCTCTACGATTTGGAGCGGACTAGGCTGTCGAACCAGCGCGCCGAGAGTCGGAGGTTGCAGATTAGGAGTGGCGACCGTCACGAGCGCATTCGCACGTACAACTTCCAGCAAGACCGCATCACCGATCACCGAGTTGGGCTTACGCTTCACGGAATGGACCGAATGATGAACGGGGAGTACCTGGACGCGTTTATAGAGGAGCTGATGCTGGCTTCTCAGGCGGAGGCCCTGGAGGGTCTGTGCTCGGACATGAGTGCCAAGAGTTTttga
- the LOC126324069 gene encoding uncharacterized protein LOC126324069, which translates to MSTERAVYLRVLDSLRISDKRVQKTAVSLMRSVKYKIHASMGPDGFKQPSKSNLLEQAYCICAHFSCNRFRLSFDLQLAIHLFGFTNRTYCTTFDLVCNLLDIPRQSISYLCDELGCPSVKDAALSLYLRYRQRSCYNLDLFVLYRNHDHSILAAVVCAHEKLSLELPPSLLLHVDSSRSGSWDSVYSDMKRVAKLHPRHCPSRPSHKTPTPSSSPRVALTALTKPQNDDAHPLSPPLPSPSPNSRAPSPEPHQAISPTSRKDRAAEESRILAWKQAVLSSCNH; encoded by the exons ATGTCCACCGAGCGCGCCGTCTACCTCCGAGTCCTCGACAGCCTCCGCATCTCCGACAAGAGGGTCCAGAAAACCGCCGTCTCGCTCATGCGCTCCGTGAAGTACAAAATACACGCCTCCATGGGGCCCGACGGCTTCAAGCAGCCCAGCAAAtcc AACCTTCTCGAGCAGGCCTACTGCATCTGCGCCCACTTCTCCTGCAACCG CTTCCGCCTCTCCTTCGACCTCCAACTCGCCATCCACCTCTTCGGGTTCACCAACCGCACCTACTGCACCACGTTCGACCTCGTCTGCAACCTCCTAGACATCCCTCGACAATCCATCTCCTATCTCTGCGACGAACTCGGCTGTCCCTCCGTAAAGGACGCCGCTCTCTCCCTCTACCTCCGCTACAGACAACGCTCGTGCTACAACCTAGACCTGTTCGTTCTCTACAGAAACCACGACCATTCAATCCTCGCCGCCGTCGTCTGCGCCCACGAAAAACTCTCCCTCGAACTCCCACCCTCACTGCTTCTCCACGTCGACTCCTCCCGCTCCGGCTCCTGGGACAGCGTCTACTCCGACATGAAAAGGGTCGCCAAACTCCACCCGCGCCACTGCCCCTCCCGACCCTCCCACAAGACCCCAACCCCCAGCTCCTCTCCTCGCGTCGCCTTGACAGCTCTCACCAAACCACAAAACGACGACGCCCACCCGctctcacctcccctcccctccccctctcccaactCCCGAGCCCCCTCTCCCGAGCCCCACCAGGCCATCTCCCCCACCTCCCGAAAAGACCGCGCCGCCGAGGAAAGCCGAATTCTCGCTTGGAAGCAAGCCGTTCTCTCCTCTTGCAACCACTGA